One segment of Synechococcus sp. A15-24 DNA contains the following:
- a CDS encoding P-II family nitrogen regulator produces MKKVEAIIRPFKLEDVKVALVEAGIIGMTVSEVRGFGRQKGQVERYRGSEFTVEFLQKLKIEVVVEDSRVDDVVTAIADSARTGEIGDGKIFISPVESVVRIRTGDRDSTAL; encoded by the coding sequence ATGAAAAAAGTCGAAGCCATCATCCGCCCGTTCAAGCTGGAAGACGTCAAGGTCGCCCTCGTTGAAGCCGGCATCATTGGTATGACCGTCAGCGAAGTGCGGGGCTTTGGACGCCAGAAAGGACAAGTGGAGCGCTACCGCGGCTCAGAATTCACCGTTGAGTTCCTGCAAAAACTTAAAATTGAAGTTGTCGTTGAAGACAGCCGAGTCGATGACGTGGTCACAGCGATTGCCGACTCTGCACGCACTGGCGAAATTGGTGACGGCAAGATCTTTATCAGCCCTGTTGAATCTGTGGTTCGAATCCGAACTGGTGATCGCGACAGCACAGCACTTTGA
- a CDS encoding cytochrome c biogenesis protein ResB: MKRLLVWLSDLRVAIVLLLLIALASAVGTAIPQGDPPASYVEAYADTPWLGLLHGEQVLQLQLDHVYSSGWFLGLLAWLGLALILCSWRRQWPALQAARRWIDYQTPRQLSKLAIAETIACTDADAGLTQLSAVLQRQGWELKPGPNRLAARKGVMGRVGPLLVHTGMVLLMLGAVWGALAGNRLERFLAPDRTLDLLSPSGDSQLSITLQDFQIERDPAGRPEQFRSLLALSDSETPEEISVNHPLRHRGITIYQADWALAAIGVQIGRSPELQLPLQTYPELGDQVWGLVLPTRPDGSEPVFLSLESEQGPVSVYDSDGSALTQLRPGGPAEEIKGLPLRVASVLPASGLLLKRDPGVPLVYLGFAVLLLGGGLSLVATRQLWAVASDGQLHVGGLCNRNLAAFANELPLLIAGVQALDQQG; the protein is encoded by the coding sequence ATGAAGCGCCTGCTGGTGTGGCTGTCTGACCTGCGGGTCGCGATCGTGCTGTTGCTGCTGATTGCCCTGGCCAGTGCCGTGGGCACGGCCATTCCCCAGGGCGACCCCCCTGCCAGCTACGTGGAGGCCTATGCGGACACGCCCTGGCTTGGGCTGCTCCATGGCGAGCAGGTGCTGCAGCTGCAGCTGGACCACGTGTATTCCAGCGGCTGGTTTCTGGGCCTCCTGGCCTGGCTGGGGCTGGCGCTGATCCTTTGCAGCTGGCGGCGGCAATGGCCTGCGCTGCAGGCGGCACGGCGCTGGATCGACTACCAGACCCCTAGGCAGCTGAGCAAATTGGCGATCGCCGAAACCATCGCCTGCACCGATGCGGACGCCGGTCTCACTCAACTCTCGGCGGTACTACAGCGTCAGGGTTGGGAACTGAAACCAGGCCCTAACCGCCTGGCGGCCCGCAAGGGAGTGATGGGCCGGGTCGGCCCGCTGCTGGTGCACACAGGGATGGTGCTGTTGATGCTGGGGGCGGTCTGGGGCGCCCTGGCGGGAAACCGGCTGGAGCGGTTTCTGGCGCCTGATCGCACCCTGGATCTGCTGAGCCCAAGCGGCGACAGCCAGCTCTCGATCACCCTGCAGGACTTCCAGATCGAGCGCGACCCCGCCGGCAGGCCTGAGCAGTTCCGCTCACTGCTGGCCCTCAGCGACAGCGAGACCCCCGAAGAGATCAGCGTCAACCATCCGCTGCGGCACCGCGGCATCACGATCTACCAGGCGGACTGGGCCCTGGCGGCGATTGGCGTGCAGATCGGGCGCAGCCCGGAATTGCAATTGCCGCTGCAGACCTACCCGGAGCTGGGGGATCAGGTCTGGGGGTTGGTGCTGCCCACCCGGCCCGACGGCAGCGAGCCGGTTTTCCTCAGCCTGGAGAGTGAGCAAGGGCCGGTGTCGGTGTACGACAGCGACGGCTCAGCACTCACGCAGCTGCGGCCCGGTGGCCCGGCCGAAGAGATAAAGGGGCTACCCCTGCGGGTGGCATCGGTGCTGCCGGCCAGCGGACTGCTGCTCAAGCGGGACCCTGGCGTGCCGCTGGTGTATCTAGGTTTTGCGGTGCTTCTGCTGGGGGGCGGCCTCAGCCTGGTCGCCACCCGTCAGCTGTGGGCGGTGGCCAGTGATGGCCAGCTGCATGTGGGTGGCCTGTGCAACCGCAACCTGGCGGCTTTTGCGAACGAGCTGCCACTCCTGATAGCTGGTGTTCAGGCCTTAGATCAGCAAGGCTGA
- the queF gene encoding preQ(1) synthase, protein MTQTPLYGERAIADAELICFDNPRPGRPYEVSIELPEFTCKCPFSGYPDFAMLRLIYQPGPRVVELKAIKLYVNSYRDRSISHEEVTNRILDDLVAATDPLWMQLEADFNPRGNVHTVVRVSHGSRQPC, encoded by the coding sequence TTGACCCAAACACCCCTCTACGGCGAGCGTGCGATTGCCGACGCTGAGCTGATCTGTTTCGACAACCCCCGGCCAGGCCGGCCCTATGAGGTGTCGATTGAGTTGCCGGAGTTCACCTGCAAGTGCCCGTTCTCGGGCTATCCAGATTTCGCCATGCTGCGTCTGATCTACCAGCCCGGGCCACGCGTAGTGGAGCTCAAGGCGATCAAGCTCTACGTCAATAGCTACCGCGACCGCTCCATCTCCCATGAGGAGGTGACCAACCGCATTTTGGATGACCTTGTGGCGGCGACTGATCCGCTCTGGATGCAGCTGGAGGCCGATTTCAACCCGCGCGGCAATGTCCACACCGTGGTGCGGGTGAGTCATGGTTCCCGTCAGCCTTGCTGA